A stretch of DNA from Salvelinus sp. IW2-2015 linkage group LG20, ASM291031v2, whole genome shotgun sequence:
GAGGGCTGCCATGGTTTTCAATATTATGTAATCATACTCAGCCTAACTGAATTAGCCATTATCCATTCTCTGAAATTGCTTTTGTTAAGTCTACGAAACAATGAATGAGTCACTGCAAGCTGTGATTACTGCTGTTGTTGCATCGCCTAGCCcaagccctaaccctagcctaatTATGTAATGTGAGGAAAAGAAGAAAATAATTCACGTTGGCAAGTAGCATTTATGGTATATTGGAATTCAATGTTTGTTGTCCAATGTCATCTTACCTTTCTCAGGGCAGCCGGTATAAAAACATTAGTGGAGACAGACTTTTACAAAAGCAGATAGAATACAGTTTTATTTAGTGTGAGAGAAATTCATTAGTCATCGCGTCACTAAGGTCTTGTTTCCACTAGTATTTACaggttgttgttttgttctgcTGGCAACACTTACtgagaaaacacaaaacaccaaaacaacAATAACAGTCAAGATTTTCAATACGGTGAAGAAAACCTGTTAACAGCTCATAAAAACATAATACCagcaaatataaataataattgtaatattcaTAAGAACAAGCAATTCCTAAAGCAAGACGTAGGATTTAAAATGAAATGTCATGTgcttcaaggcataatgtacaaaaACGGCCCAAAAGTAGTTCTGGGCCAAAAGGAAGCACTACcattatttaaaataataatattgaaatCACATATATTAGAATAAAGTAAACATACAAGGTATTATTTCACATTACAAGATGAAGGGGCATCCAACTTTAACTACAGGTACTGTTATTTTGGAGTTGTCTCTTGGTACCTCTCTTTAGAAAATAACCCCTTGGATTGTTGCTATTCTGTTGCAAACAAGGGGTTGGTATTTCATTACATAAAGGCCAGTTTGAGATCTTACCCTCTGTAGACTCGAGAACTCATTCATGCATGCTATTACTCACTCAATCTCAGGCAACTGTGTTTCTATGATGCCATTTCAGAAAAGCCATAAACAGGTAGCAAAAATGTTACAACAACTATCTACAAATCTAACATTTTACACTGAATACtgttcactgagtgtacaaaacattaggaacaccttcctaatattaagttgctgccccttttgccttcagaacaacctcaattcgctggggcatggactacaaggtgtcgaaagcattccacagggatgctggcccatgttgactccaatgcttcccgcagttgtgtcaagttggctggatgtccttttgatggtggaccattcatgatacacacgggaaactgaaacagttgagcatgaaaaacccagcagcgttgcagttcttgacacattcaaaccagggcgcctggcacctactaccataccccgttcaaaggcacttaaatattttgtcttacccattcacactctgaatggtacacatacacaatccatgtctcgattgtctcaaggcttaaaaatccttcttaaacctgtctccttaccttcatctacactgattgaagtggatttaacaggtgacatcaataagggatcatagctttcacctggattcacctggtcagtctatgtcatggaacgagcaggtgttcctaatgttttgtacactcagtgtataaccacATTTTTTATGTCAAACAATTTAGAAAAATGTGAGGGCAGTGGTGCAGACTTTTCAGTGTAGTAATGGCAAAACATTGACAATATAATTACATTAATAGTAAAGATTAtaacaatgaaaataatgtattatGTCTACTGAAGATACATACTTAATGACCTCAATTTTGGTTAATAAAAgattataatataaaataattatgTAGTATTGTCTTCTTATTCGCTATACAGTTTTGAAATGTTCTGTGTTAAAGAGACAATGCTGAATCAACATAATAGTCAGTGCcatgggaaaaaaatattgagGTTGATAAATCAATATAGTGTTGAGGGTATGTCACCAAAGAGCTGTAATCAGGTCAGAAAAAATGTGTTGTACTTAATTCAACATCAATGTAGTACTGTAATACAGTGTCATACGGAGAGAAACAacttaaataatatttttctctGTCTTTAAAGTTTTGGTTTCAAAACTTTGGTCATTttaatttataaaacatttgtAGAAACAGATTTTCTGGACTGTATGCCCTTTgttatagatatacagtatattccaaTTACAACATAGGCAACTTATAAGTGCATTctgtatgtcatttagcagacaaatgtatccaaagcgacttacagtcatgtgagcatacattttacgtatgcaCGCATGCACGTGGTTCTGTAGATACAAGAAATTGTAAGAAATATGCCTCTGGGCCAATCACAGAATATGTCATTGATTATATATCGGCTATTGTGTTACATCATGTAATTAATCTGTTTTCAACATGCCTGAGACGTGGATGGATGGGCTAGCCAAACAGTTTGTCACTGTACTGTTGACATCTTTACATCATAAAACCATTTCAAAGATGAGCCTCTAGATTTAAATACGGATTTGATTTATTCTCTCTTTCTGACCCTAAAAACTAGGATCCAACCCTCTGAGTACTCAACATTGAAGTTATACACCACACGTTACCCCATAAAATCATCTGATCTCCATTCCTCCTTGGACCCTCCAGGCCTTCCTGCATCTGGGCCAGACCAGAAGGGGATTCCATCTCCCCACTGCCTCCAACCCAGGTCTCCTCCGCTCTGTGGGTCTGCCGTTGGGGCCAAATCTGCACCAGAGCCCTCTGCTCCCGGTCTTTGTCAGGGCCGCGACAGGGTGGTGTAGACCGGCTGCTCCCAGTGCGTGGGGCTGTGTGACTGTGGCACGCTGGACGGGTCAGtgatggctgtatacaggggccTCTGCGAGGGCCCCATGTAGGAGAAGGCAGAGTACAGCCCCGAGGCCTGGCTGGAGTGGGCGTAGTAGGATCCCGAGGCCTGGTGGTCAGCATACTCTGCAAACTGGGCCCTGGAGGCCAGTGAGGGGAAAGCAGAGCTGTAGTGGGGCAGGCTGAGGGGAGTGTAGGTGACATGGGAACCCCCTGAGGATGCTTCGGCAAAGTGTCCCCCCGAGCCGGCCTCACTCTTAATCTGGGCCTTGGAGGGGTCGGAGCCCAGAGGTGAGGCATGATGCTGCTGGTGCTGCTTGGATAGCCACGCCGCAGAGTGTCCACTGGCCACGGCCAGGGCAGAGGAGATACCGTAGGCATAGGGAGATGCAGAGGACCCTGCTGCTGCCGCTGACCCAGCACTCTGTCCAATCCCCGGGTGCCCATTGGGGGGCAGGTACTGGTCAAACTCGTTCACATCAAAKGGCTCCATGTTGGCCATCACCTCGTGGCTGATCTCACCGATGTCCACGTTGCCGAAATCAATGTGTGGTTTGCCTGACCCTGATCCAGAGCCACCYTCCGCTCCTACCCCCATTCCCCCACGGGAKCCMCCTGCTCCACCRCCCTCCCGCTTCCCATCGCCCGACTTCCCAGACTGGAGCTCCGTCttgggggtggtgggtggtgtaggAGGGCTGTGGCTCTGGCCTGTGGGGAGACACAAAGCARAGATGTCAGAGWTATTGTSAGCCTGGCTTGTGGTATATTATTTAGAATGGGGATGTGTGACAAACTGCATCGATAGGGCTGGTCAGACCCTGTGGCATACCTGCAGTATGTRGGTGGTGTCCATCAGCCAGAGGAGACCCCGCCCCCCCGACGTGGGCCGCCACGTCCAGGTGGAGGCTCTTGTAATGTGAATGGCTGACCTCACCCTCCGAGTGGCCGTCAGCTTCAGAGCCGGAGCCGGGTTTGCCGTTCTTGCGGCGGCGTGGCTGGTACTTGTACTCCGGGTAGTCCTTCTTGTGCTGCTTCCTCAGCCTCTCCGCCTCCTCGATGAAAGGCTTCTTATCACTCTCATTCAAGAGCCTATGAGGGAGAAAATCGTTTTTGAAATACCAATGATAGAACATTTTAATTTCAGCCAGGAGGAACTTAAAGTAGAGATGTTTTCTGCTGCTGGATTAGGGTTATGCATGTGTCAAACTGTAATGTAGTAAGCCATTCTGTTTGAATGAGGAAATTACAGTAgtctgagaacattttacagcATGTATTTTGATAAAATGATGACCATAATATGTGTGTTAAGATAACAGTGACACTGTGCTGGTTCCTTACACACCTCCACATTCCAGAGGTCAATAACCTTGTCCAACTCCAATAGAAGaagaattacattttatttaccaGGTGGTCTGTGTCAACTGGGACATATCACCTTTTATATTCAATCTACTAAGTATTCTAGTATTTTACTTTGTTTAAAATGTCTAACTGGTGTAATGGCAACACACTCATAGGAAATGCTGCTATTCCCCTTGTTGAGCATTAAAGCATTTTTAGAAAAGAACAATTGACAATATTTCTACTGTGGAGATTATTTCTACCTGTCAGTTTTGCCTCTGAAACATTCACTTGATTTTCATCTCGTTCTAAATCGGATCCACCATCTGCACAGCTGCATCAGAAAACCTGCCCACACTAGGGGATTTTCGGCTGGACTGTAATGAAATTAAGACACAGGCTAAAGATGCATCCTGTGCACGTAACATAAATCCATATTACTGATGGTGGAGTCAGGGGGACTGGCATGAGAAAACACTGACCTTTTAGACTCCCAGTTCAGCATGTTTCTTGGCCAATTTTACAATCATGCGCGGGCTCAAGGTCAAGTCTTTATCTAATTAATGTTGCCTCCTTATAAAGTTAATGAATTAGCCTCTCTGTGCCTTCCAATCAGCACGCACTCGTCTGACCTAGCAACAGTCCTCCATATCTGTGTTTTAAAGGCTGACCGAACTAGCCATTCAACCTGTTGGCCAGTAAAATCTTGGATATCTTTTTACATAGTAGGTTCTTTAATATGGCACTCTCAATTACAAATGAGAGGGCTGTAAAAGTGTATATCTGCCATAATGGTCTGTGCTTTAAAACATATAGATGAGGGGATTACAAAAACCTCAGTAATTCCCACTGCAGCCATCTCCCTCCTAAACCACCATGAATTAAGTGGGTTATGAAATCGGGCATTCCAGTCACTATAATGTGATTACAAAAAACGCATAACTATATGTTTTTGGTTTTCTGTAGGCTacataatccacataattatattttttttttttaggttgtaGGGCTTAAATCAACATTCCTTGGTGGGGCAACTCTCTAACAAGCTTTATTCTGAGCTGGTAGAATATTATTTTAACATATCTCAGCTAATTTGATTGAGAAACTCATTGCTGTAAAGAAGGGAACCTGCCTTGAAAAATCTAAGATCTATGACTTTTTaagttgtttttatgttttatggGTCCATAATTCAAAGCTACTGTAGCATGAAGTGTGCTTTGAACTTTTGACCCAGAATGTTGTGACTAAGAACGCATTTGAATTTGTGTAACCCTGgatgtttattgttgtttatcaaagCGGACCGACGCTGTAATTAACGCTTTCCCTTACCTCCATAGTTTCCCGAGGGTTTTGCTGAGTTCAGCGTTGTGGAGGTGGGGATACTGGTCTGCCAGTTTTCTCCGTGCAGCCTGTGCCCACACCATGAAGGCGTTCATAGGCCTTTTCACGTGCGGCTTGCTTTTGCTGCCGGAGTTTACGCGCACAGGCATAGGTACGAGTGTCCAGTCGTAGCCGTTCAGCACCTGGCTCACTGCCTCGCGGATACCAATGGGAAAGCGATCGTCGTCTTCATCGGACTTGATGGAAATCCCGCCAGCTACATCGGATAGGGCGTCGTCGCCGACCCCTGTCAGCTGGGGCTGCGGACCGGACAGGGGTGAGTCTCCTCCGCCTGCGGCACTGGATGAGTGACCCGGTGACAAGGAGTGACCGTCGTCCGAGACCCCCGGACTCATTTCTAACTCAGATAAACTCTGCTCCTCTCCCGACATCTTTCCCCTCTTCCAAGAAAGCTTCCTCCCTCAGGTGAGTAACAGAAAGTGTACAGGGTATAGTTTCTTGGCCTATGGGTGTTCAACTACTAAGCCTAGCCCTATCCCTATGTCTGAACTAATGAAGAAGTTCAACCTTTTTCAGGAATATAAACTATTCCTGTTTAAAACTAAAGGATTGCTTCTGTCACTCGAGGTCTCCtttatataaactcccagtcagTCTCAACTCTCAGTCTACGTTCTAAAATTCTGTTAGGATTCCTCATCAAAGTTCTTTCCATCCGTGTTGCTGGTATCTTACGCTGAGCGCGTATTGTGGATCCCAGTTTACCTGTTGATTCCCACCTCTTGCTCCAGTAGAACAGTGTCCTCTCCCTTGCAGTCTTTGAAATTGTAGTCCTTTAGCTAAATACTGCAAAGGACATAAAGTAGAGTATGTATTAGAAAACAATACCCTAGTGAGTGAGTGAAATATAGAACATATtgttaaactgggtggttcgagcccagaatgctgattggctgacagccttggtatatcagaccatataccaccacaggtatgacaaaacatgtatttgtactgctctaattacattggtaaccagtttataatagcaataaggcacctcggggtttgtggtacatggccaatataccacgttaagggctgtatccaggcactcctcgtTGCGTTATGAgtaagaacatcccttagctgtggtatattcaCCATATACCACAGCCCCTCATAAgatattgcttaattatagcctGTAGGCTGCTAAGCCTGTGTAGGCTGGGCTATGAACATGCAGGTAGCTAATAGGGCTAAAGGGCTAGGCTGTAGCTTGTTTGCTCAGAATACTTTCATTGAATTAGCATATAAAGGATGTAATAGAAATTATTACGAAACGTGCAAAACTGCAATCATATAGAAGCGAATCTGAAGCCCATAATTAGTGCAGACGGTCTGTTATTCTAGCCCAGGCCTCGACTCCTGCTAACAAGCTACTGTTTAAGGTTTGGCACTTATTGCAAGCTCCCCAGAGAGAAAGTGTTGGAATAATACGAGCCCGCACCAGCACAGGGCTTCGATTTATACCTCGGAGCTCTTAGATAAACATGGGCTGGCGCTGGAAATATAAAACGCGTGGGTACgtgtgtatgcgcgtgtgtgaattggacacaTTCTGTTTGAAAAAGTATAGGCTATGTGTCTGTATGAGGCCTATTGGGGtcaaatgtgtagttttgtcgaTAGAATCAACGCCCGCCTGTGTAGGCCAACATGACCTTAACGTTTTGATTAAGCGAACTTGTGAACTGTAATAACAAACTATAGGCTGTTTGTTTTGGAATTGATTTACTCGTTGAATCAGTCATATTGTAGAAGTTAAATGCATAATGGTTGTCTCTCTAGTGCCCAATTGATCCTTTGTAACATTTATTCCGCTGACATGCACACTGCTGGTGGTGAATTATCAGAGCATTGGCGGGACTGTGCCATCTCATCTGATACCTCAACCACGTCCTGTTGTGCACCTGGTGGTCacaattaaccccccccccccctctcctttctgTACGCCGATTTGTTATCCTGTCCACGCACATAGCTGTTGCCCCCATGATAGTGTTACATTGGTCAGTAGGGAGAAGAGCATGGGGTGGGGTGATGATGCTTCCTTTGCCACGGCCCAACAGTGTTTAATTACAGCCGTATTTGGCCTAATGGATCGCATTGCAACGCCGTGATCTTGCAAAGAGATTTAACTGGTGCGTTTTAGTCAATAAGGTTCTGATTAATACCAAAATACAGGTTAGACGTTGCCTTTCGTGCCTCTCATCCAGCAATAGCGCGCCTACTAGTATTTTCTCGAATAGCTGGACCATATGTCTGTTACGTTGAAGCGTATTAATAAGTCTCTGGCACAGATGTTAATCTGAATAGGCCTATGTCCGTATGGGTAACTGCGCTCGCAACAAACGATCTCCAATTGCGCGTCCGCATATGAGGCTATGGGCCTACTTTTTATATGACAGGAGGACACTCACTCAGGCTACTTAGAATAAAATATTGAAactttatacactatatatacaaaagtatgaggacaccccaTTAATTTAGTGGATtcgctattttagccacacctgtcagtatacaatcgagcacacagccatgcaatctccatagacaaacattggcagtagaatggtcttactgaagagctcagtgactttcaacgtggcactgtcgtcggatgccacctttccaacaagtcagttcctaaaatgtctgctctgccagctcgatcaactgtaagtgctgttattgtgaaattgaaacatataggagcaacaacggctcattcGGGAAGTCgtaggccaaacaagctcacagaacaggaccgccgaagTACTGAAGCACATAGCACGTAAAAATAgtttgtcctcagttgcaacactcactacggagttctaaactgcctcatgaagcaatgtcagcacaaggactgtttgttgggagcttcattaaatgggtttccatgtccgagcagccacacacaagcctaagatcaccatgcacaatgccaagcatagGCTTGAGTGTTGTAAagatcgccgccattggactctggagcagtggaaacgtgttctctggagtgatgaatcacgcttcaccatctggcagtccgatggactgGGTTTGGAagatgcccgaatgcatagtgacaactgtaaagtttggtggaggaggaataatggtctggggctgcttatcatagttcaggctaggccccttaattatagtgaagggaaatcttaacgctacagaatataatgacattctagacgattctatgcttccaactttgtggcaacagtttggggaattccctttcctgtttaagcatgacaatagccctgtgcacaaagcgaggtccatacagaaatggtttgtcgagatcagtgtggaagaacttgactggcctgcacagagccctgacctcaacacaatcgaacacctttgggattaattggaactatgactgcgagccaggcagaatggaagcaagtccctgcagcaatggtctaacatcttgtggaaagccttcccaaaagagtggaggctgttatagcagcaaaggggggcgTACTCCAtgttaatacccatgattttgaaatgagatgttcgaagagcaggtgtccacatacttttggtcatgtcgtgTATGTATAGGCTAATAACGGGTTTGTAATGGACATATAAGGTGACAATAATTGATGACAACTCCGGTCATTCGAGTTGGTTGCTGCCAGAACAGAGTTCCTATGTGATTCAATCGCGACAGTTTTTTTTTCAATGAGCAAATTTCTTTACAGAGAAAGTATTTTCACCAGGTTGTCCTTCAGATTAGTTCAGAACTATGAAAGACACACGGTTTGTCTGTCCTGTGATTATTAAAGCAGGAGTTAAATGCCAATTTATTCTCGTCCACATTGAAAACTCGTATCTAATTTATTGTCAGTATAGgctctactgtatatatatatattgtgtagcaAACAGTATATTGATTGTTCTCTACATTCCTCTTAAATGGTGTTTATGATGTCTAACTTTCCATCAATTAGACTTTTTCTATAGCAACCGTTATTCATTTACATGAAAGAAGTGGATTCCAAAGCCCTTCTTATCGCTTGACCTAACAATAAATTGCCCTTGATTTACGAAAATATTTTCCCATGATTGATGCTGTAGTCTCTTTCCCTTAGTTAGTTGTAACGTGTTCatttattataataaaataaaaaaaaactttaacatATCCAGAAATGTGGAATAGCCTATCTGAAtctgagtttatttttattccaAAACAATTGTCTCTAAACAATTTAATAAAACGTGACAATTCTATGACCTATTTGAGTTTTATCGTGAATTTGGCCTTCGAGTTTGAGTTCTGATGCAGGTCTAGAATATTGTATGCATTGAACAGGTTGTTGGCACTAACCACTGATCAGAGATGACGAGAACACGTCCAGCTTTTAACGCATTATGAAATGGATGATCTTGTTGACTAACTTTCTCTCAATGAATGAGTATATTAGTCAACCTGTAAATACTCACGAATAAATAAGCCTAATACTGTCAAATGCCTCATCTCGTTGAAAATAGTTCCATGCGTCATGAATGTCGGGATAGTCAGTAGATGTAATTAAGGAGTCAAAGTTTGCTGTTAATGGGAAAAGTTTCGTTGAGTTCAACTTGAACTCGATCAATCCCTGACGTTATATCTAAAACTATATTTTTCACTGGTCTAGAAATAATTGTATAACTTCGAAAGGACCGTTTACGACAAGGCACACCTAAACGGAATACATAACTTTAAAGCTGGTTCATAATTGAAATTGTATGTCTGTAGGCCTATTTGTATTAACCTATATAGTCTGTAGCATAcacttgcaaaaaatatatataatatcttACTGGGATGCGTATTGAACATGTATTTCTCCTGCCTGTCACGATAATCATCTCCTGTTATAACAGAGCAGGCGATGCCCACTTAACACAGCAGGATTATCCTAAGAGACAGTTTAAATGTAACAATAGTAATATGATAATAGTTATGATgataatagcctaataataatagtataataatttaaataaaacaataatttagAAAAGATGCAGGTGTAATACATAATTTCTAACTACACAATTTAGATTAACTTTATGGCTTGATTATTTGacaaatgaaagaaagagagagagagaacagcagagacagGAAAGTATTTCAAAAGCTAAGCGCCTTACTTCAGTAATGAAAAATGAGGTCGCCCGCTTAGCACGAGAGTCCGTGTGTTCCCGAGTTTCCAAAGTGACGCTCGCGCTCAATCCCTAGCCCCCTCGCTCGCGCTGCCCATCTATGAATGCCTGCTCTGTGTCGCGCACCCGGGCTTAAAGAGCTCCGTTGTGTGAGGAAAGAGAAAAAATTGGGGGGGAAAGTCTTAAAGGAGCAGCAAACTTTCACGCATGCAACACCGGCAATCAATGTGATTGGTCGATGATTATTTTGCTCAGTTTCCTGCAGGACAAGATCTCACTGTCAAAATTAGCATCAATATTATGCTAATATTATCGCTACCTGAATAATGTGGAGACGCCTCGATTGTTTTGGTTAGGTAGGCTACTGATCTATTTCTAGGCTGCAGTGCCATCAGATTCTGTGGAATGAGATGCTGCATTTGGGTTTGGATATTTCAGACTTCTCAAAAGCAATATCTAGCCTATGGAAAATCCCTTCTGTTGGGAAAATGTATGTGAAATCGTCCATATTTGGGGTGTGCTACTTTGTGACCCTCTTGTAGTGATCAGAGTAGGGCAATTACAATGTGGAACACAAAAAACTATAATTCAGTAAGAAATATAATTTTGTCAACGTTGTGATTTTTCAGATCCATGTTATTCTCATACGTCATTATAGCCATTACAGATTGGGTAGCAGATTTTGATTTAATGATTTAATGTGCTGGATGTTTTATATTATTGATTTAGAATTAGGGATTCCATCTCTAAATGTAGACATAGACTAAATATCTATATAATGCTCAAATCATAAAAGAGCAATGTTGACTATGATATTTGTCATGTTAAATGTATTAGAAAGGGAAATTAGCGGCATGCGCAATCCTTTACTGAGAGATTTTCATTTGCAAAAGCTTATAGGGCCACTCCAAAAAGAGACATTAAAAACATAAGCCATCACtcaatttcaaatgaaaaaaattatttgtgtTTCTGAATAATTCACAAGGCCTGTATTATACATAGGTCTACCGGCTAGCCTTATGTGCTTTTACGCAGGAGGTAAACATTGGGTAATGTGAACGCAATCACAACATTGATATTTACCTATACTCCACAATATCCTTGAACGCGTTCCAATGGAGAAATGTTTTcgtcttattg
This window harbors:
- the LOC111981659 gene encoding transcription factor Sox-10-like, whose amino-acid sequence is MSGEEQSLSELEMSPGVSDDGHSLSPGHSSSAAGGGDSPLSGPQPQLTGVGDDALSDVAGGISIKSDEDDDRFPIGIREAVSQVLNGYDWTLVPMPVRVNSGSKSKPHVKRPMNAFMVWAQAARRKLADQYPHLHNAELSKTLGKLWRLLNESDKKPFIEEAERLRKQHKKDYPEYKYQPRRRKNGKPGSGSEADGHSEGEVSHSHYKSLHLDVAAHVGGAGSPLADGHHXHTAGQSHSPPTPPTTPKTELQSGKSGDGKREGGGAGGSRGGMGVGAEGGSGSGSGKPHIDFGNVDIGEISHEVMANMEPFDVNEFDQYLPPNGHPGIGQSAGSAAAAGSSASPYAYGISSALAVASGHSAAWLSKQHQQHHASPLGSDPSKAQIKSEAGSGGHFAEASSGGSHVTYTPLSLPHYSSAFPSLASRAQFAEYADHQASGSYYAHSSQASGLYSAFSYMGPSQRPLYTAITDPSSVPQSHSPTHWEQPVYTTLSRP